The following are from one region of the Biomphalaria glabrata chromosome 4, xgBioGlab47.1, whole genome shotgun sequence genome:
- the LOC106061689 gene encoding TBC1 domain family member 30-like isoform X2, whose protein sequence is MKFSIQPPPGQTAFEQWRDAMKAVCRLPMGVPPEFRKKVWLSLADHYLHQLKINWENTVRFVFNERSNPDDEQLGMQIVKDLHRTGCSNFSGDDNGEDRAVLKRLLLAYARWNKRVGYCQGFNVIAALLLNVMDRKEDDALKVMIYLIDSVLPESYFANNLRALSVDMAVFRDLLKLTYPKLSKHLDKLQTQAQDIRTGACYEPPLTNVFTMQWFLTLFATCLPVHIVLRVWDSILLEGSEILLRTALTIWGKLAKRIMSASSADEFYCLMGELSSSMMQGYIFDGDTMVKSIYGLGEFPFPHLNELREKYTYNIRPLGQASAASGKKNETRSAIKSLINSDEDDMDDDDITAMACMPGGVNSSSDISVLGPGVYGPGGDDGIPKGSLQMERMTTDIQSLKLQYEKLKQRQRQAHIIIAAASAKKAKPASAYRIGRLDSALVPNIEMPSAMNHLFVGKGLVGASRNRLVRDGPRISAPEPVRKNSGVLAQQVQAVANAQAASKSQRMRTGLSTKSGLAIPHASAPSKTSSEPHSDLTEASPTKQCEPPLLNDIVSMPLNETLPETKTSPDQNIKQPGNSDDVNSLTFTTDDISLTKALPATPALDNNDISSSKQRESKLEHKERTLALQDRNSQCIEEDSREPTLDCLDPKEKNNNVDLYSEEKNVYKEVTLLLEEVTEAEVSNSQQGCCVKLDPSGEVTEHCEAIIQEKVIYSHNADNIDNSNPPPNEDGNTTSYEIQNKESENANQDLTNSSLQGDTVSSIDEGAESLVTSPIIETVPVPKLVALTVGSDSGDAAHHHRLKNNNSSHPEVGKVTHGSKVIPQSSLALSHHHNRSRRFSSPARTETVPSGMGHSSLIRKNSTPFNPFPVKQLNANRVKTGLKLGLYKPSTLEQFGVRKSGTTS, encoded by the exons ATGAAGTTCAGTATTCAACCTCCGCCAGGTCAGACAGCCTTTGAACAGTGGCGTGACGCTATGAAGGCGGTGTGCAGGCTTCCCATGGGCGTGCCTCCTGAGTTTAGAAAGAAG GTGTGGCTTAGTCTTGCTGACCACTACCTCCACCAGCTCAAGATCAACTGGGAGAACACAGTCCGGTTTGTTTTCAATGAACGGAGTAACCCAGATGATGAACAGCTGGGCATGCAGATTGTCAAG GACCTCCACAGGACCGGCTGCAGCAACTTTAGCGGTGACGATAATGGCGAAGACAGGGCGGTGCTCAAACGGCTGCTGCTGGCGTACGCCAGGTGGAACAAGCGGGTGGGTTACTGCCAGGGCTTTAACGTCATCGCCGCCCTGCTGTTGAACGTTATGGACCGGAAAGAGGATGACGCCCTGAAG GTGATGATTTATTTGATAGACAGTGTCTTGCCAGAGAGTTATTTTGCCAACAATCTGCGGGCTCTGTCTGTGGACATGGCTGTCTTTAGGGACCTTTTGAAGCTGACCTATCCAAAGCTGTCCAAACACCTGGACAAGCTACAGACTCAGGCTCAAGATATCAGGACAG GGGCTTGCTACGAGCCGCCGCTGACCAATGTCTTCACCATGCAGTGGTTCCTCACGCTGTTTGCGACCTGCCTTCCTGTTCACATTGTTCTCAGGGTCTGGGACTCCATCCTTCTGGAAGGTTCCGAGATACTCTTGAGGACCGCTCTGACCATTTGGGGAAAACTTGCCAA ACGTATCATGAGCGCCTCCAGTGCCGATGAGTTCTACTGTCTGATGGGGGAACTCTCCTCGAGCATGATGCAAGGTTACATCTTTGATGGGGACACCATGGTCAAG tcaATATATGGACTAGGAGAATTCCCATTTCCTCATCTGAATGAGCTGCGGGAGAAGTACACGTACAACATACGTCCGCTTGGTCAGGCCAGTGCTGCATCGGGCAAGAAGAATGAGACACGTAGCGCCATAAAATCCCTCATCAATAGCGATGAAGATGATATGGATGATGATGATATCACAGCTATGGCGTGTATGCCAG GAGGAGTGAATTCATCGTCTGATATATCCGTCCTAGGGCCGGGAGTTTATGGGCCAGGAGGTGACGATGGCATACCGAAAGGTAGTCTCCAGATGGAAAGAATGACAACAGATATTCAAAGTTTGAAACTTCAGTATGAAAAACTGAAGCAGCGCCAGCGTCAGGCCCACATCATAATAGCAG CTGCTTCAGCAAAGAAAGCCAAGCCTGCATCAGCCTATCGCATAGGACGTTTGGACTCTGCTTTAGTGCCCAACATCGAGATGCCTAGTGCTATGAACCATCTGTTTGTTGGGAAAGGTCTGGTTGGAGCCAGCAGGAACAGGCTTGTCAGAGATGGGCCCAGGATCTCGGCTCCGGAACCTGTGAGAAAGAATAGCGGCGTCTTGGCCCAGCAAGTGCAGGCTGTGGCCAACGCTCAGGCCGCGTCTAAAAGCCAGCGTATGAGGACTGGGTTGTCCACTAAATCTGGCCTTGCCATTCCTCACGCATCAGCACCATCAAAAACATCCTCAGAGCCTCACTCTGACTTGACAGAAGCTTCACCAACAAAACAATGTGAGCCACCCTTGCTCAATGATATTGTCTCAATGCCTCTCAACGAGACTCTACCAGAAACCAAAACCAGCCCTGACCAAAACATTAAACAGCCAGGAAACTCTGATGATGTAAACAGCCTAACATTCACCACTGATGATATTTCACTAACAAAAGCATTACCTGCAACACCAGCATTAGATAATAATGACATTTCTAGTTCAAAACAAAGGGAGAGTAAGCTTGAACACAAAGAGAGAACTCTAGCATTACAAGACAGGAACTCTCAGTGTATCGAGGAAGATTCCAGAGAGCCAACACTTGACTGTCTAGATCCCAAGGAGAAGAACAATAATGTTGACTtatattcagaagaaaaaaatgtttataaggaAGTGACCTTGTTGTTAGAAGAAGTCACAGAAGCTGAAGTGTCTAATTCTCAGCAAGGTTGTTGTGTCAAACTAGATCCGTCAGGGGAGGTAACTGAGCACTGTGAAGCAATAATTCAGGAAAAGGTAATTTACTCCCATAATGCAGACAACATTGACAATTCTAACCCTCCACCAAATGAAGATGGGAACACGACGTCTTATGAAATTCAGAACAAGGAATCAGAGAATGCAAATCAGGATTTAACAAATTCTAGTTTACAGGGAGATACAGTCAGCAGTATAGATGAAGGAGCTGAATCTTTAGTGACTTCGCCAATCATCGAAACAGTACCTGTTCCTAAACTGGTTGCCTTGACAGTCGGCAGTGATTCAGGAGACGCAGCACACCATCACAGACTCAAGAACAATAACTCTTCTCATCCTGAAGTTGGTAAGGTGACCCATGGCTCCAAAGTCATTCCACAATCTAGCCTTGCTCTGTCGCATCACCACAATAGGTCGCGCAGATTCTCCTCCCCTGCTCGAACTGAGACAGTCCCCAGCGGGATGGGGCACTCCTCCCTGATCAGAAAAAATAGCACCCCCTTTAACCCATTTCCAGTCAAGCAGTTAAATGCCAACAGGGTGAAAACTGGGTTGAAGCTGGGTTTATACAAGCCTTCAACACTTGAACAATTTGGTGTCAGAAAGTCAGGCACAACATCCTGA